In the Desulfovibrio sp. Huiquan2017 genome, CTTCGGTTCCTTTCGCGCAACAAGATCGATGTCGTGATTTGCAACATCTCCAAGGAACTGCGCACAGCCGGAATAGCCGCCAAGATGCTGGGAATCCCCGTGGTGCACCGTCTGGGCGCGCCGGGCGACGTGGAAAACGAATTCAAGACGCGAGCGACGCAACGCCTCCTGGGTGCGCACCTGCTCGCATGCAGCGACTTTGTGCTCAAGCATCTGAAACGGTCAGTGCCCATATTCCAGGAATATGATTTCACGGCCATATTCCCGGGTACCCGTCCAAATCCGCATGCTCCCAGCCACAATCACGTGCCGAGGACGATCATCGCCACAAGCCAGCTCAACAAGGACAAGGGCCATCCCCACCTCCTGAAGGCGCTCGCGGCTCTGAAGAACAGGGGATACGAATTTCGATGCATCATTGTCGGCACGGGCAAGGACGAAGCCAGGCTCAAGGGCCTCTGTCGTTCTCTCGGATTGACCGACGCCGTGGAGTGGACTGGTTTTGTTACCGACGTGCAGGCCGAGCTGGCCAAGGCGGACATTTTCGTCCTGCCGACGTTCTGTGAGCCCCTCGGGATCGCGCTGGAGGAAGCCATGGCCCATGGGCTTATTCCTGTGGCACGAAATATCGGGGGCCCCACCGAGATATGGCCTCCCGACATGCGCGAACTTCTGATCCCCCCCAAAAGCAATGAAGCGGGGTTTGAAAAGACTCTCGCTCAATTGCTGGATCTTCCCGACGATGAGCTGTTTGCCATGAAGCTGGCCGTCCGTGACCACGCCGCCGCCACATTTTCGCTGGACACTCAGGCGCGGAAG is a window encoding:
- a CDS encoding glycosyltransferase; protein product: MNILFVNSTRKWGGVKTWCIDMAESLIRQGHKTWIIGRPGPFVDKAARLGIPATGHSFGFDLNPVSIAFFLRFLSRNKIDVVICNISKELRTAGIAAKMLGIPVVHRLGAPGDVENEFKTRATQRLLGAHLLACSDFVLKHLKRSVPIFQEYDFTAIFPGTRPNPHAPSHNHVPRTIIATSQLNKDKGHPHLLKALAALKNRGYEFRCIIVGTGKDEARLKGLCRSLGLTDAVEWTGFVTDVQAELAKADIFVLPTFCEPLGIALEEAMAHGLIPVARNIGGPTEIWPPDMRELLIPPKSNEAGFEKTLAQLLDLPDDELFAMKLAVRDHAAATFSLDTQARKFLAWLEPFAG